Proteins encoded in a region of the Psychromicrobium lacuslunae genome:
- a CDS encoding flavin reductase family protein has protein sequence MGDPSEYQRRTIRSRDHHFRGSLGRFATGVAIVTFEGTTRHGITVNSFTSVSMEPPLVLASIARTARSHDELANRPFTVNILGAEQQSLAMHFAGRPQAHEPLWIEGQVAPRLANVLAFFECTPWAAYDGGDHTLYLGEVVDFSYRSGDALAFANSRFTTIPESQLGVEDLL, from the coding sequence ATGGGCGATCCGAGCGAGTATCAACGACGAACCATCAGGTCCCGGGACCACCATTTCCGCGGTTCGCTGGGACGGTTCGCCACCGGAGTAGCCATAGTGACTTTTGAAGGCACCACCCGACATGGCATCACCGTCAACTCCTTCACTTCGGTCTCGATGGAACCACCCTTGGTCCTCGCCTCGATTGCCCGGACCGCCAGATCACATGATGAGTTGGCCAATCGCCCTTTTACCGTCAATATTCTCGGGGCCGAGCAGCAGAGTCTAGCCATGCATTTCGCCGGTCGTCCGCAAGCGCACGAGCCGCTCTGGATCGAGGGTCAAGTGGCGCCGAGACTGGCGAATGTGCTGGCCTTCTTCGAATGTACGCCCTGGGCGGCTTACGACGGCGGAGATCACACCTTGTATCTCGGGGAGGTGGTGGATTTCAGTTATCGCAGTGGCGATGCGCTGGCCTTCGCGAACTCGCGCTTTACCACCATCCCGGAGAGTCAGCTCGGCGTAGAGGACCTACTCTAG
- a CDS encoding IclR family transcriptional regulator yields MPGEQAEAAAHSQTLSRGIRALELLAQAATPLSIAELSEQLGVHRSIAYRILRTLEDHSLVFRDDAGRVAPGAGLAILARSVSRDLQAVALPELNQLSDELGMTAFIGVWDRQDCVTLVAVEPQHTGATVAQRPGSRHPLSTGAPGIAIQSTMNAAQWARLAPDQPYRDAAKLAKERGFAHSHDEVIPGLNSVAAAITIPGARPAALAVVYIRSEISEELLGARVAESAVRISALLR; encoded by the coding sequence GTGCCCGGTGAACAAGCGGAAGCCGCCGCCCACTCGCAAACCCTCTCTCGAGGGATCCGAGCCCTTGAGCTGCTAGCGCAGGCTGCCACTCCACTCAGCATTGCTGAATTATCTGAACAGCTCGGGGTTCACCGTTCGATTGCTTACCGCATTCTCCGAACACTGGAGGACCACTCACTTGTCTTCCGGGATGATGCCGGTCGGGTGGCTCCCGGTGCTGGCCTTGCCATTCTAGCGCGCTCGGTTTCCCGCGATCTGCAAGCTGTTGCCTTGCCAGAACTCAACCAGCTCAGCGATGAGCTCGGGATGACTGCCTTTATCGGCGTCTGGGATCGGCAAGATTGTGTCACTTTGGTTGCCGTGGAACCTCAACACACCGGGGCCACCGTAGCGCAGCGTCCGGGTAGCCGCCATCCACTCTCAACTGGTGCGCCCGGTATCGCCATCCAATCCACTATGAATGCTGCACAGTGGGCGCGACTTGCCCCGGATCAGCCCTATCGAGATGCAGCCAAACTAGCTAAGGAACGCGGTTTCGCACACAGCCATGATGAGGTTATTCCCGGCCTGAATTCGGTCGCCGCCGCCATTACCATCCCGGGTGCTCGGCCGGCGGCCCTTGCGGTGGTGTACATCCGAAGCGAAATCTCCGAGGAACTACTTGGAGCCCGGGTTGCCGAATCGGCTGTCCGAATTTCAGCGCTGCTGCGCTAG
- a CDS encoding MFS transporter: MTVDPTGSVTQGESTAGSSAAPDSEQSPGRFGRILALSGRGFVPLGLFARLPLAMLNVGVLTLVTAVSHSYAIGGFAAGAAGIGSAMGAPLLGFIADRIGQKPVLIAAAVANTVFLGLVIALSYWIAGAEEGFNGANIAWILVASWLAGASSPQVGPLARVRWMALVRKVPESRRDGALDTALSYESTADELTFVLGPALVGILASLIAPWLPIVLAAALTLSLVTAFALHRTVHAVAAQRGGKIAPEPVAGNDRSVWLKVAVPVLGMLCMGTFFGSTLTSLSAFTGSVAANSGGSELAGLLYAVMGLSSAAAALSVAYWPRSFGQRWRWLVLAAAMAILSVFLLLPDTVPTMLLALFLLGIPVGPTMVTIFSIGGLVAPRRWLGTVMTLLASGIVAGTALGSSLAGSLAEGSGYHQAFIVPVAAASLLFLLGLLTAAWLRGASVHSTT; encoded by the coding sequence ATCACCGTTGACCCAACGGGGTCCGTTACTCAAGGCGAATCCACTGCTGGAAGCTCCGCTGCACCGGATTCGGAACAATCGCCGGGGCGTTTCGGCCGAATCCTAGCTCTTTCCGGTCGGGGCTTTGTGCCGCTAGGGTTGTTTGCCCGGCTTCCGCTGGCGATGCTCAATGTCGGAGTGCTCACCCTGGTCACCGCGGTCAGCCACTCCTACGCGATTGGTGGTTTTGCCGCCGGGGCCGCGGGCATCGGCTCGGCAATGGGCGCACCATTACTTGGTTTCATCGCCGACCGGATTGGTCAGAAACCGGTCCTCATCGCGGCTGCGGTGGCCAATACCGTTTTCCTGGGCCTGGTGATTGCGCTGAGCTATTGGATAGCCGGCGCGGAGGAGGGGTTTAACGGAGCGAACATCGCCTGGATCCTGGTCGCTAGCTGGCTTGCCGGTGCGAGTTCCCCGCAGGTCGGACCGCTGGCCAGGGTCCGCTGGATGGCCCTGGTCAGGAAGGTGCCGGAATCACGTAGGGATGGTGCCTTAGATACCGCTCTCTCCTATGAGAGCACCGCCGACGAGCTGACCTTTGTGCTTGGTCCGGCCCTGGTGGGTATCTTGGCTTCGCTGATCGCTCCGTGGCTGCCAATCGTGCTGGCCGCCGCCCTGACACTCAGCCTGGTCACCGCTTTCGCGCTGCATCGCACCGTGCATGCCGTCGCGGCCCAGCGCGGCGGCAAGATCGCTCCGGAACCTGTAGCTGGTAATGATCGTTCGGTCTGGTTGAAGGTCGCGGTCCCGGTATTGGGCATGCTCTGTATGGGCACGTTCTTCGGTTCGACGCTGACCTCGCTGAGCGCTTTCACCGGCTCAGTGGCGGCGAACTCAGGTGGTTCTGAGCTGGCTGGTCTGCTTTATGCAGTGATGGGGCTTAGCTCGGCTGCTGCGGCGCTATCGGTGGCTTATTGGCCCCGCTCCTTCGGCCAACGCTGGCGTTGGCTGGTGCTGGCGGCGGCGATGGCGATCCTCTCGGTATTTTTATTGTTGCCGGACACTGTCCCGACCATGCTGCTGGCCTTGTTCTTACTAGGCATTCCGGTCGGCCCGACCATGGTCACGATATTCAGTATTGGCGGACTGGTCGCACCACGACGCTGGCTGGGCACCGTGATGACCTTACTGGCAAGCGGTATTGTGGCGGGTACCGCGCTGGGCTCGTCTTTGGCCGGCTCGCTCGCCGAGGGCTCTGGATATCATCAAGCGTTCATCGTTCCGGTGGCCGCCGCAAGCTTGCTTTTCCTCTTAGGGCTGCTGACCGCGGCTTGGCTGCGTGGGGCGAGCGTGCACAGCACAACCTGA